A window of the Astyanax mexicanus isolate ESR-SI-001 chromosome 22, AstMex3_surface, whole genome shotgun sequence genome harbors these coding sequences:
- the ascc2 gene encoding activating signal cointegrator 1 complex subunit 2, with amino-acid sequence MACARVPLDEQQVTEGPKGRERTLPALHPERKEDRCFMLYQPPPEDASPAQVEEFLEHAQFISEDLEWLLALPHDKFWCQVVFDESLQKCLDSYLRNAPRGTDCTSLSSSPAVAEMQRSLHRSVFMVFLRMATHKESKDNFITPAVFGEIIYDNFLFDIPKILDLCVLFGRGNSQLLHKMIENIFSQQPSYYNDLNETVPSVIQVFDTVLEKCGIHSEETGANEPLKLNTHPRHTTMTMTEEDLADLILYLCDTCTTIHSFLDIFSEACPTFHQHGFLNRLSSFYEAVVPDLEKAVIKRNFDKCLQEDLWRRVCHSRRRMVEITHLLLQHTCLQPILEGSEHTASFVEDFLQTFTAFLQEKRFLADYDELFPVADDISLLQQAFPHLDDTRTSYLLQAVESAWDSTGKKRPVTASSANQSRDAGSKTSWDTAPAKLEAAGGGATAGAEFRGAEAMMDIPRKGSNGAVCTVSAGELESLLTHIRDLLPDLGEGFLLACLEEYGYDGELVINNILEDKLAPELNKLDRSMPRPVKEVQPPVITSRSNVFDDDEFDVFNRDQVDMSRVWKGRRKGESVREMLNDKRHVDEQRDRYRSYQTVVDEIPITSDPAGNQGGAYGFDDYDDEYDDTYDINQVGANDLDEDDELLNRRPFTTPQVLSMGRKGEEEEEEGEEEVEEKEDAVKRDQFVQDPAVLRERAEARRLAMQNRRGYRPPPQSNVVGGPKGRGQTQETTQDRRRKEMNKSRGVNHNRRAMADRKRNKGMIPS; translated from the exons ATGGCGTGTGCCAGAGTTCCTCTAGACGAGCAGCAGGTGACAGAGGGTCCGAAGGGACGAGAGCGAACCCTTCCAGCTCTG CATCCCGAGCGTAAAGAGGACCGCTGCTTCATGCTCTATCAACCCCCACCTGAGGACGCCTCACCTGCACAGGTAGAGGAATTCCTGGAGCATGCCCAGTTCATCTCTGAGGATCTGGAGTGGCTGCTGGCGCTACCCCACGACAAGTTCTGGTGCCAG gtGGTGTTTGACGAGTCACTCCAGAAGTGTTTGGACTCGTATCTGAGAAACGCTCCGCGGGGGACAGACTGCACCAGCCTGTCTTCCTCTCCAGCTGTAGCAGAAATGCAGCGCAGCCTTCATCGCTCCGTCTTCATGGTCTTCCTCAGGATGGCCACCCATAAAGAGTCGAAG GACAACTTCATCACTCCTGCTGTGTTTGGGGAAATTATTTATGACAACTTCCTGTTTGACATTCCCAAAATCCTGGACTTGTGTGTGCTGTTCGGCAGAGGGAATTCTCAGCTGCTGCACAAAATGATCG AGAATATCTTCAGTCAGCAGCCCAGCTACTATAATGACCTGAATGAAACGGTACCCTCTGTCATTCAG gtatttgATACAGTGTTGGAGAAGTGTGGAATACACTCTGAGGAAACAGGTGCCAATGAGCCGCTCAAACTGAATACACACCCCCGTCACACTACCATGACCATGACAGaggag gacctTGCTGACCTCATCTTGTATCTGTGTGACACCTGCACCACCATACACTCTTTCCTGGACATATTCTCTGAGGCCTGCCCCACCTTTCACCAGCACGGCTTTCTCAACAG GTTGTCCTCTTTCTATGAGGCGGTGGTGCCTGATCTGGAGAAAGCAGTGATTAAGAGAAACTTTGATAAATG tctGCAGGAGGATCTGTGGAGGAGAGTGTGTCACTCTCGTAGGAGAATGGTGGAGAttacacacctgctgctgcagCACACCTGTCTACAGCCTATACTGGAGGG GTCTGAACACACAGCTTCTTTTGTAGAAGATTTTCTTCAGACCTTCACAGCTTTCTTACAGGAGAAAAG GTTTTTAGCCGATTATGATGAGTTGTTTCCAGTGGCTGATGACATCAGTCTGCTTCAGCAGGCTTTTCCTCACCT AGACGACACTCGGACGTCTTACCTGCTGCAGGCTGTGGAGTCGGCGTGGGACAGCACAGGAAAGAAACGGCCCGTTACCGCCtcgtcagccaatcagagcagagatgCCGGCAGCAAGACGAGCTGGGACACAGCACCAGCCAAGCTGGAGGcagcagggggcggggctacagcaGGGGCGGAGTTTAGAGGGGCGGAGGCTATGATGGACATCCCTCGCAAAGGATCTAAT GGGGCAGTGTGCACTGTGAGTGCTGGAGAGTTGGAGTCTCTGCTCACTCATATTCGTGATCTGCTGCCGGATCTGGGCGAGGGTTTCCTGCTGGCCTGTCTGGAGGAGTACGGCTACGACGGTGAACTGGTCATCAACAACATCCTGGAGGATAAACTGGCTCCAGAACTCAATAAACTGGACAGATCCATGCCCag GCCTGTAAAAGAAGTGCAGCCCCCAGTGATCACCTCCAGATCTAATGTGTTTGATGATGATGAGTTTGACGTGTTCAACCGTGACCAAGTGGACATGAGCCGCGTTTGGAAGGGCAGGAG AAAGGGGGAGAGTGTGCGTGAGATGCTGAATGATAAGCGTCACGTTGATGAACAGAGAGATCGGTATCGGAGCTACCAGACCGTCGTGGATGAGATTCCCATAACAAGCGACCCGGCCGGGAATCAGGGCGGAGCTTATGGTTTTGATGACTATGATGATGAGTATGATGACACGTACGACATCAACCAGGTGGGAGCTAACGATCTGGACGAGGACGACGAGCTGCTAAACCGCAG GCCGTTCACCACACCGCAGGTGCTCAGTATGGGGAGGAAGggtgaagaggaggaagaggaaggagaagaggaggtggaggagaag GAAGACGCAGTAAAGCGGGATCAGTTTGTGCAGGATCCTGCGGTGCTCAGAGAACGAGCAGAAGCCAGAAGACTGGCCATGCAGAACCGGAGAGG CTACAGGCCGCCACCTCAGAGCAATGTAGTGGGCGGGCCTAAGGGGCGGGGCCAGACGCAGGAAACCACTCAGGATCGCCGCAGGAAGGAAATGAACAAGAGCCGAGGAGTCAATCACAATCGCCGAGCCATGGCGGACAGGAAGAGGAATAAAGGCATGATCCCGTCCTGA